The following are encoded in a window of Dethiobacter alkaliphilus AHT 1 genomic DNA:
- a CDS encoding ATP synthase subunit B family protein codes for MLVDMIKDIRVAEDQAEEAKRKAHAEARKIVQEAELKASEVFQKSLAAAEAEGRDIVAAAEKEGQSLVAPIQQRAEQEIEKVIGAAREKQEAAITKVMERIVKTYGHI; via the coding sequence TTGTTGGTGGATATGATTAAAGACATTCGGGTCGCAGAAGACCAGGCGGAAGAGGCAAAACGCAAAGCCCACGCTGAAGCCCGTAAAATTGTTCAGGAAGCGGAGCTAAAGGCGTCCGAGGTCTTCCAGAAGAGTTTGGCAGCGGCAGAGGCAGAAGGTCGCGACATTGTTGCCGCAGCGGAAAAAGAGGGCCAGAGTCTGGTGGCCCCCATTCAGCAACGTGCAGAACAGGAGATTGAAAAGGTAATCGGCGCTGCCCGCGAAAAACAGGAAGCGGCAATTACAAAGGTCATGGAGAGGATCGTGAAAACCTATGGGCATATCTAA
- a CDS encoding V-type ATP synthase subunit K: MIETMTGASLALIGAALAVLLAGIGSAIGIGIVGQTAAGVLTEDPDKFGPTLLLQALPGTQGIYGLLTGFLILQQTGMIGGEAVALSMAEGWGYFFAAMPIAFVGLLSAIYQGKVAASGVLMVAKRPEELGKGIIYAVMVETYAIFALLMSIMIMFFGI, from the coding sequence ATGATTGAAACTATGACTGGTGCGAGCTTAGCGCTTATTGGTGCAGCACTCGCTGTATTGCTGGCAGGTATTGGTTCCGCAATTGGTATCGGTATTGTTGGTCAGACCGCCGCCGGTGTCCTGACAGAGGATCCGGACAAGTTCGGTCCCACCCTGCTTCTCCAGGCTCTGCCCGGCACACAGGGTATTTACGGCCTGTTGACCGGTTTCTTGATTCTGCAGCAAACCGGCATGATCGGTGGGGAAGCTGTTGCTCTCTCCATGGCAGAAGGTTGGGGTTATTTCTTCGCAGCTATGCCCATTGCTTTTGTAGGTCTTCTCTCTGCTATCTATCAGGGCAAAGTTGCTGCCAGCGGCGTACTGATGGTTGCCAAACGCCCCGAAGAATTGGGTAAAGGTATTATCTATGCCGTTATGGTAGAAACCTATGCTATTTTCGCACTGCTGATGTCCATCATGATCATGTTCTTCGGAATTTAA
- a CDS encoding V-type ATP synthase subunit I → MNKVYLVAHQAEKDQVLAVLQQLGVMEVNDLQAKDLEDEAWADLVEGDQEQEALNTLEERLADVRFSLDFLKRYYPAKKGMLDAINGEKKSVLANELADTAAQWAETTDQVYAALRQVDEKLISLRNEETRLQNLKLQLEPWDKLTVPLEEVKSTNTVRVELGTLPTAELGPVKEELAEAGAAFVLDEVKAERGESYVLVAYHAEDAEEVPALLKQHNFNKHTFPKLSGTPKENLERIEKELVQADKERQEALAAAGEQVKHREQLNYYLDYLTVERDKKQKVASFARTSNSFILEGWIREQDLPELKKKLEKACDTVEVVSREPEEGEAFPVSLENKPAFTPFEFITKLYGTPSPHGLDPTANLTPFFIVFFGLAMTDAGYGVILALVAALALTKIKPQGARNLLWIIFAGGISTFVFGWLVGGWFGADLLGAPLYFSALEDPILLLVYSLALGIIQIFYGMAIKAAWSIREGRILDAVFDQGLWYLLIIGILLMAIMPELGIGGPMAIAAAIGLVLTQGRTQPTIVKKFLSGLLSLYDITGYLSDVLSYSRLLALGLATGVIALAVNTMAGLLTGHIIGWVIMIPLLLVGHTFNLVINSLGAYIHASRLQYIEFYNRFYEGGGRSFVPFKLNTKEIEIQPEWLQK, encoded by the coding sequence ATGAACAAGGTTTACCTGGTCGCCCACCAGGCCGAGAAGGATCAGGTCCTCGCCGTCCTGCAGCAACTTGGTGTAATGGAGGTTAACGATCTTCAGGCCAAGGATTTGGAAGATGAGGCCTGGGCCGATTTGGTGGAAGGCGATCAGGAACAGGAAGCGTTAAACACACTGGAGGAACGGTTAGCAGATGTGCGTTTTTCCCTGGATTTCCTGAAGCGGTATTATCCCGCCAAAAAAGGCATGCTGGATGCCATTAACGGTGAAAAGAAGTCGGTTTTGGCAAATGAACTGGCAGACACGGCAGCACAGTGGGCCGAAACAACTGACCAGGTATATGCCGCACTGCGCCAGGTGGATGAAAAACTAATTTCCCTGCGCAATGAAGAAACCCGGCTGCAGAACCTGAAGCTGCAGCTGGAACCATGGGATAAACTAACCGTACCCCTGGAAGAAGTTAAGTCCACAAACACTGTACGCGTCGAGCTGGGCACTTTGCCCACGGCAGAACTGGGCCCGGTCAAAGAAGAACTGGCCGAAGCCGGTGCAGCATTCGTTTTGGACGAAGTGAAGGCAGAGCGTGGCGAGTCCTACGTACTGGTAGCCTACCACGCCGAAGATGCCGAAGAGGTGCCGGCACTTCTCAAGCAGCACAACTTTAACAAACATACCTTTCCGAAGCTATCCGGGACGCCAAAAGAAAACCTGGAGCGGATTGAAAAGGAATTGGTTCAGGCGGACAAAGAGCGCCAGGAAGCGCTGGCAGCCGCCGGAGAACAGGTCAAACACCGTGAACAACTGAATTATTACCTTGATTATCTGACGGTGGAGCGGGACAAAAAGCAGAAAGTTGCCAGCTTTGCCCGTACCAGCAACTCTTTCATTCTGGAAGGCTGGATTCGTGAACAGGATCTGCCGGAGCTGAAAAAGAAGCTGGAAAAGGCCTGTGACACCGTTGAGGTTGTCTCCCGTGAACCCGAGGAAGGTGAAGCGTTTCCGGTTTCTCTGGAAAACAAACCGGCCTTTACACCTTTTGAGTTCATTACCAAACTCTACGGGACACCCAGTCCCCACGGCCTTGATCCCACTGCCAACCTGACACCGTTTTTCATTGTCTTCTTCGGTCTGGCCATGACCGATGCAGGCTACGGTGTGATTCTGGCACTGGTGGCGGCGCTGGCCCTGACCAAGATTAAGCCTCAGGGCGCACGTAACCTGCTGTGGATTATTTTCGCCGGTGGTATCTCCACCTTCGTGTTTGGCTGGCTGGTGGGCGGCTGGTTTGGCGCAGATCTGTTGGGCGCCCCGCTGTACTTCAGCGCACTGGAAGATCCCATCCTGCTTCTTGTTTATTCTCTGGCACTGGGGATTATCCAGATCTTTTACGGGATGGCCATCAAAGCTGCCTGGAGCATTAGGGAAGGCAGAATCTTGGATGCCGTCTTCGATCAGGGCTTATGGTACCTCTTAATCATCGGTATCCTGCTAATGGCAATTATGCCTGAGTTGGGCATCGGCGGCCCCATGGCCATCGCTGCAGCCATCGGCCTGGTACTGACCCAGGGCCGTACCCAGCCCACCATCGTCAAAAAGTTCCTGTCCGGTCTTTTGTCTCTGTATGACATCACCGGATACCTCAGTGACGTTCTTTCCTACTCCCGTCTGTTGGCTTTGGGACTGGCTACCGGTGTTATTGCTCTGGCGGTCAACACCATGGCGGGGCTTTTGACAGGCCATATCATTGGCTGGGTCATCATGATACCACTGCTGTTGGTAGGCCACACTTTCAACCTGGTGATTAACTCGCTTGGCGCCTACATTCACGCCAGCCGTCTCCAGTACATCGAGTTTTATAACCGGTTCTATGAAGGTGGCGGTCGCTCATTTGTGCCGTTTAAGCTGAACACCAAGGAAATTGAAATTCAGCCCGAATGGCTGCAAAAATAA